From the genome of Paraburkholderia aromaticivorans, one region includes:
- a CDS encoding carbon-nitrogen hydrolase family protein → MSETLVSSTASSGFLESAFRVAALQMVSTPDRERNLAEAGRLIAEAAAGGAQLVLLPEYFCFMGFKDTDKLAVREPYQDGPIQRFLADAARRHQVWVIGGTLPLMSPEASRVLNTTLVFDPQGNEAARYDKIHLFNFEKGEESFDEARTICPGGEVRSFEAPFGRVGLSVCYDLRFPELYRRMGDCALIVVPSAFTYTTGRAHWEMLLRARAVENQCYVLAAAQGGKHENGRRTWGHSMLIDPWGEIVAVRDEGAGVVAGNLERARIDEVRQSLPAWRHRVLS, encoded by the coding sequence ATGAGCGAAACACTCGTCTCTTCAACCGCGTCCAGCGGGTTCCTGGAAAGCGCCTTCCGTGTCGCCGCGCTGCAAATGGTGAGCACGCCGGATCGCGAACGCAATCTCGCCGAAGCCGGGCGTCTGATCGCCGAAGCCGCCGCCGGCGGCGCGCAACTCGTGCTGCTGCCGGAGTACTTCTGCTTCATGGGCTTCAAGGACACGGACAAGCTCGCCGTGCGCGAACCCTATCAGGACGGACCGATCCAGCGCTTTCTCGCGGACGCCGCGCGCCGCCACCAGGTCTGGGTGATCGGCGGCACACTGCCGTTGATGTCGCCCGAAGCCTCGCGCGTGCTGAACACCACGCTGGTGTTCGATCCGCAGGGCAACGAGGCCGCGCGCTACGACAAGATCCACCTGTTCAACTTCGAAAAGGGCGAGGAATCGTTCGACGAAGCCCGCACCATCTGCCCCGGCGGCGAAGTGCGCAGTTTCGAGGCGCCGTTCGGCCGCGTCGGCCTGTCGGTCTGCTACGATCTGCGCTTTCCGGAGCTGTACCGGCGCATGGGCGACTGCGCGCTGATCGTGGTGCCGTCGGCGTTCACTTACACGACCGGCCGCGCGCATTGGGAAATGCTGCTGCGTGCCCGCGCGGTCGAAAACCAGTGTTACGTGCTGGCCGCGGCGCAAGGCGGCAAACACGAAAACGGCCGCCGTACGTGGGGCCACAGCATGCTGATCGACCCGTGGGGCGAAATCGTCGCGGTGCGCGACGAGGGCGCAGGCGTGGTCGCCGGCAATCTCGAGCGTGCGCGCATCGACGAAGTGCGACAGAGTCTGCCCGCCTGGCGTCACCGCGTGCTCAGTTGA